One region of Streptomyces davaonensis JCM 4913 genomic DNA includes:
- a CDS encoding GNAT family N-acetyltransferase, whose product MDVVLREVRDTDLPVFFAHTNDPEGLRMAAFTAKDPSDQAYFEAHWARIRQNPAIIARTIVVGDDEIVGHASVYGPPEEREVTYWIGRPYWGRGAATAALKELLRLAPERPLHARAAADNLGSLQVLRKCGFVVTGQERDFANARGEEIDELLLTLHD is encoded by the coding sequence ATGGACGTAGTACTGAGGGAAGTACGCGACACCGATCTGCCCGTCTTCTTCGCTCACACCAACGATCCCGAAGGGCTCCGGATGGCGGCGTTCACCGCCAAGGACCCGTCCGACCAGGCCTATTTCGAGGCGCACTGGGCACGGATCCGCCAGAATCCGGCGATCATCGCGCGCACCATCGTCGTCGGCGACGACGAGATCGTCGGGCATGCTTCCGTGTACGGCCCACCCGAGGAACGTGAGGTCACGTACTGGATCGGGCGCCCGTACTGGGGCCGAGGAGCAGCCACGGCCGCGCTGAAGGAACTCCTCCGTCTCGCGCCGGAACGCCCCCTGCACGCCCGCGCGGCCGCGGACAACCTCGGCTCCCTCCAGGTCCTGAGGAAGTGCGGCTTCGTGGTCACCGGCCAGGAACGGGACTTCGCGAACGCGCGAGGCGAGGAGATCGACGAGCTGCTCCTCACCTTGCACGACTGA
- a CDS encoding cold-shock protein — protein MAQGTVKWFNAEKGFGFIEQDGGGPDVFAHYSNIATQGFRELHEGQRVSFDVTQGQKGPQAENIVPA, from the coding sequence ATGGCACAGGGAACCGTGAAGTGGTTCAACGCCGAAAAGGGTTTCGGCTTCATCGAGCAGGACGGCGGCGGCCCCGACGTCTTCGCGCACTACTCGAACATCGCGACGCAGGGCTTCCGTGAGCTCCACGAGGGCCAGCGGGTTTCCTTCGACGTCACGCAGGGCCAGAAGGGCCCGCAGGCGGAGAACATCGTCCCCGCCTGA
- a CDS encoding class I SAM-dependent methyltransferase, with protein sequence MVEHDVLSATREAYDGIAPTYAEQFRDSLLDRPLERAMLGVFAEVVGGGGQVGDLGCGPGYVTAYLGELGLSAFGVDTSPVMIELARQAYPGLRFDVGSMGALDIADGALGGVLSRWSIIHTPPQEVPVIFAEFHRVLAPGGHLLIGFSASESASHPAQVFDHAVAPAYRWWPDHLAALLRETGLAEVGRIVREPQPADRRQFRENLLLARKE encoded by the coding sequence ATGGTTGAACACGATGTGCTCAGTGCCACCCGCGAGGCCTACGACGGCATTGCCCCCACCTATGCGGAGCAGTTCCGGGACTCGCTTCTTGACAGGCCCCTGGAGCGGGCGATGTTGGGGGTGTTCGCCGAGGTTGTGGGTGGGGGTGGTCAGGTGGGGGATCTGGGGTGTGGGCCTGGGTATGTGACGGCGTATCTGGGCGAGTTGGGGTTGTCCGCGTTTGGTGTCGATACGTCTCCCGTGATGATCGAGTTGGCTCGGCAGGCCTATCCGGGGCTGCGGTTCGACGTGGGGTCGATGGGCGCGTTGGACATCGCTGATGGCGCACTGGGCGGTGTGCTGTCGCGTTGGTCGATCATTCATACTCCGCCGCAGGAAGTCCCTGTCATCTTCGCGGAGTTCCACCGCGTGCTGGCTCCCGGCGGGCATCTCCTGATCGGCTTCTCGGCGAGTGAGAGTGCGTCTCACCCGGCCCAGGTCTTCGATCATGCGGTCGCCCCGGCCTACCGGTGGTGGCCCGATCACCTCGCCGCGTTGCTGCGTGAGACGGGATTGGCCGAGGTGGGGCGGATCGTTCGCGAGCCCCAGCCCGCCGACCGACGGCAGTTCCGGGAGAATCTGCTGCTCGCCCGGAAGGAGTAG
- a CDS encoding DEAD/DEAH box helicase codes for MPRRSQKPNRRASSPTPSPAAPREFRLPESTTPPLPAVEDFAGMDMPAGLLKTLTAQGVTTPFPIQAATLPNSLAGRDLLGRGRTGSGKTLAFGLALLARTAGMRAEPKAPLALVLVPTRELAQQVTDALTPYATAVNLRMATVVGGLSITKQAGTLRRGAEVLVATPGRLNDLVERGDCGLGDVRITVLDEADQMTDMGFLPQITKLIQQVRPDGQRMLFSATLDRNIDRLVQRFLTDPVVHSVDPSAGAVTTMEHHVLHVLDETDKKAVTTRIAARDGRVILFLDTKRSADRLAKRLLAVGVRAAALHGGRSQPQRNRTLEQFKNGQVTALVATNVAARGIHVDDLDLVVNVDPPTDHKDYLHRGGRTARAGGSGSVVTLVLPDQKRDVTQLMSNAGIRPRTARITSSDMELSTITGAREPSGVPVTIEVPQPAAPVSRAGRKTGTEPGKSSRRRSGSRAGAAAGAARGTGNRGSERRAAGEATVSSAATANGRHGSARRAGADGSTGGAGAATGRGSDRRSGSRTAADGAGKSVRGSGRRAPSGGATGSAGRGSDRRTARRNSAT; via the coding sequence ATGCCCCGCAGGTCCCAGAAGCCGAACCGGCGCGCCTCGTCCCCCACACCGTCCCCGGCGGCCCCCAGGGAATTCCGGCTGCCGGAGAGCACCACGCCCCCGCTTCCCGCCGTCGAGGACTTCGCCGGCATGGACATGCCCGCGGGACTGCTGAAGACGCTCACCGCGCAGGGCGTCACCACTCCCTTCCCCATCCAGGCCGCCACCCTGCCGAACTCGCTCGCCGGTCGTGACCTGCTGGGACGGGGCCGTACCGGCTCCGGCAAGACCCTCGCGTTCGGGCTCGCGCTGCTGGCCCGTACGGCCGGGATGCGCGCGGAGCCCAAGGCGCCGCTCGCCCTCGTGCTGGTGCCCACCCGTGAACTCGCGCAGCAGGTGACGGACGCGCTGACCCCTTACGCGACCGCGGTCAATCTCCGGATGGCCACCGTGGTCGGCGGGCTGTCCATCACCAAGCAGGCCGGTACCCTCCGGCGCGGCGCCGAGGTGCTCGTAGCGACCCCCGGCAGGCTCAATGACCTGGTCGAACGCGGTGACTGCGGGCTCGGCGACGTCCGGATCACGGTGCTGGACGAAGCCGACCAGATGACCGACATGGGCTTCCTGCCGCAGATCACCAAGCTGATCCAGCAGGTGCGGCCCGACGGCCAGCGCATGCTCTTCTCGGCCACCCTGGACCGCAATATCGACCGTCTGGTGCAGCGATTCCTGACCGACCCCGTGGTGCACTCGGTGGATCCGTCCGCGGGGGCGGTGACCACCATGGAGCACCACGTGCTGCACGTCCTGGACGAGACCGACAAGAAGGCCGTCACCACGCGCATCGCGGCGCGGGACGGCCGGGTCATCCTCTTCCTGGACACCAAGCGGTCCGCCGACCGGCTCGCCAAACGCCTCCTGGCGGTCGGTGTCCGCGCCGCGGCACTGCACGGCGGCCGCTCCCAGCCGCAGCGGAACCGCACGCTCGAACAGTTCAAGAACGGTCAGGTCACCGCGCTGGTCGCGACGAACGTCGCGGCCCGGGGCATACATGTCGACGACCTCGACCTCGTGGTGAACGTGGATCCCCCCACGGATCACAAGGACTACCTCCACCGGGGTGGCCGTACCGCCCGCGCCGGCGGCTCCGGCAGCGTGGTCACGCTGGTCCTGCCCGACCAGAAGCGGGATGTCACCCAGCTCATGTCGAACGCGGGCATCCGCCCCCGGACCGCCCGCATCACGTCGAGCGACATGGAACTGTCGACCATCACCGGCGCCCGTGAGCCGTCCGGCGTGCCCGTCACGATCGAGGTCCCCCAGCCGGCGGCGCCGGTGTCCCGGGCGGGCCGCAAGACCGGAACCGAGCCCGGCAAGTCGTCCCGCCGGCGCAGCGGAAGCCGGGCCGGAGCGGCGGCAGGTGCCGCTCGCGGAACGGGGAACCGGGGCTCGGAGCGCAGGGCCGCGGGCGAGGCGACGGTCAGCAGTGCGGCTACGGCGAACGGCCGGCACGGTTCAGCGCGGCGGGCGGGAGCGGACGGCTCCACCGGTGGTGCGGGCGCCGCGACCGGTCGCGGTTCCGACCGCCGGTCGGGGTCCCGTACAGCTGCCGACGGCGCCGGCAAGTCCGTCCGTGGATCGGGCCGACGGGCGCCGTCCGGCGGAGCGACCGGCAGCGCAGGCCGCGGTTCCGACCGCCGCACTGCGCGCCGCAACTCGGCGACGTAA
- a CDS encoding glycoside hydrolase family 64 protein: protein MLHRIKHPLVAVAAAVALLGTLLVWAAPSQARAAVPATIPLTIKNSSGRGEPVYVYNIGTSLTTGQQGWADANGTFHAWPAGGNPPTPAPDASIAGPAAGQSLTIRMPKFSGRIYFSYGRKLDFRLTTGGLVQPAVQNPSDPNRNILFNWSEYTLNDGGLWLNSTQVDMFSAPYAVGVRRGDGTTISTGRLKSGGYNAVFAALRAQPGGWANLIQTRTDGSVLRVLSPGHGLETGGLPASVMNDYVNRVWQRYTTSTLTVTPFANQPNTKYYGRVSGNVMNFTNGSGAVVTSFQKPDADSIFRCHKLLDAPNDAVRGPISRTLCAGFNRSTLLTNPNQPDTSSANFYRDAVTNHYARVIHAQMTDGKAYAFAFDDVGNHESLVHDGNPQQAYVTLDPLS, encoded by the coding sequence ATGCTCCACAGAATCAAGCACCCCTTAGTCGCCGTGGCCGCGGCGGTCGCGTTGCTGGGCACGCTGCTTGTGTGGGCGGCGCCGTCGCAGGCACGTGCCGCGGTCCCGGCCACGATTCCGCTGACGATCAAAAACAGCAGTGGTCGCGGCGAGCCGGTGTACGTCTACAACATCGGGACCTCGCTCACGACCGGCCAACAGGGCTGGGCGGATGCGAACGGCACCTTCCACGCCTGGCCCGCCGGAGGCAACCCGCCCACCCCCGCGCCGGACGCGTCCATCGCCGGGCCGGCCGCCGGGCAGTCGCTGACGATCCGGATGCCGAAGTTCTCGGGCCGGATCTACTTCTCCTACGGACGCAAGCTCGACTTCCGCCTGACCACCGGCGGTCTGGTCCAGCCGGCCGTGCAGAATCCGAGCGACCCCAACCGGAACATTCTCTTCAACTGGTCCGAGTACACGCTCAACGACGGCGGGCTGTGGCTGAACAGCACCCAGGTGGACATGTTCTCCGCGCCCTACGCGGTCGGCGTCCGGCGCGGTGACGGCACCACGATCAGCACCGGCCGCCTCAAGTCCGGCGGATACAACGCCGTCTTCGCCGCGCTGCGCGCCCAGCCGGGCGGGTGGGCCAACCTGATCCAGACCCGGACCGACGGCAGCGTGCTGCGGGTCCTGTCCCCAGGCCACGGGCTGGAGACCGGCGGGCTCCCGGCTTCCGTGATGAACGACTACGTCAACCGCGTCTGGCAGCGGTACACCACTTCGACGCTGACGGTCACGCCGTTCGCCAACCAGCCCAACACGAAGTACTACGGCCGAGTCTCCGGCAACGTCATGAACTTCACCAACGGATCCGGCGCGGTCGTCACCAGCTTCCAGAAGCCCGACGCGGACAGCATCTTCCGCTGCCACAAGCTGCTGGACGCGCCCAACGACGCCGTACGCGGGCCGATTTCACGCACCCTGTGCGCGGGCTTCAACCGCTCCACCTTGCTGACGAACCCCAACCAGCCGGACACCTCGTCGGCGAACTTCTACCGGGACGCGGTGACCAATCACTACGCGCGGGTCATCCACGCCCAGATGACCGACGGCAAGGCATACGCATTCGCCTTCGACGACGTCGGCAACCACGAGTCCCTCGTCCACGACGGCAACCCTCAACAGGCGTATGTCACGCTGGACCCGCTGAGCTGA
- a CDS encoding helix-turn-helix domain-containing protein, which yields MSLDDRVRSAVAALLHATGESQTELAAALGVSQAQVSRRQSGTAAWSLVDCDVVAAHYGIDVLDLMAGPTRASEALPANRRRATARQTGTARPAAVQDGGTR from the coding sequence ATGAGTCTGGATGATCGGGTGCGGTCCGCAGTGGCCGCCCTGTTGCACGCGACGGGCGAGTCGCAAACGGAACTCGCGGCCGCTCTCGGCGTGAGCCAGGCCCAGGTGAGCCGCCGTCAGTCCGGCACCGCCGCCTGGAGCCTGGTGGACTGCGACGTGGTCGCGGCGCATTACGGCATCGACGTCCTCGACCTCATGGCAGGCCCGACCCGAGCCTCGGAAGCCCTGCCCGCGAACCGCCGCCGAGCAACAGCACGTCAGACCGGCACGGCACGTCCCGCGGCCGTACAGGACGGGGGAACCCGGTGA
- a CDS encoding DapH/DapD/GlmU-related protein, with the protein MSSDRLMRIHSAEFKAMAERVLRVTELTSRLNVLPFDDEAGKAELFEQILGKPLPPKVTIYPPFFTDHGLRLDLAERVFINQNCTFLDYAGIRIGARVMIGPKVTFITSGHPVDPGERRLYLTGAPIDVAENVWIGAGATILPGVSIGRDAVIAAGAVVADDVPPASLVTGTKATVRRSW; encoded by the coding sequence TTGTCCAGCGACCGTCTCATGCGCATCCACAGTGCCGAGTTCAAGGCCATGGCCGAAAGGGTCCTACGGGTCACCGAACTCACCTCACGCCTGAACGTCCTGCCCTTCGACGACGAGGCGGGAAAGGCGGAACTGTTCGAGCAGATCCTCGGCAAGCCGCTGCCCCCGAAAGTGACGATCTATCCCCCCTTCTTCACCGACCACGGCCTCCGTCTCGACCTCGCCGAGCGCGTGTTCATCAACCAGAACTGCACGTTCCTGGACTACGCCGGCATCCGGATCGGCGCACGCGTCATGATCGGTCCGAAGGTCACTTTCATCACCAGCGGCCACCCGGTCGATCCCGGGGAACGGCGGCTGTACCTCACCGGCGCGCCCATCGACGTGGCGGAGAACGTGTGGATCGGGGCCGGTGCCACGATCCTGCCCGGCGTCAGCATCGGCCGGGACGCCGTCATCGCCGCGGGCGCGGTCGTCGCCGACGACGTCCCACCGGCGAGCCTGGTGACCGGAACCAAAGCCACGGTGCGCCGAAGCTGGTGA
- a CDS encoding choice-of-anchor D domain-containing protein, with protein MSVLPVPQEDARGGEQAAVYRPVGPTPWAVLMCKFSDVADQPQEAPFFEDLFTMAGAGKGGMADYWRAMSGGAISLAGSAVFGWFTLELSLATAKTWTWPGARTDLVYACIEAADTAVDFSAFQGIIALVNAPIDSGSSMRRVVKVGDGEQEFGLVNLDPGAWTNTFAAHEMGHGYGLPHSFSDEPTFREYGDGWDIMSAETFGGKSPTYTHPRFAKSGPALCGVYQDRLGWFRSNERLDLSSLGRGGTITLSALDKPPPGIRLIRIWLGSSTQYYAVELRMPQDTGWDSGIDRPGVLVRHVRNGVPHLRQSMSRVQDMQPGDYFADAHENLVISVLGFDLEERTATVHIGPRPPVGLLTGARLSPLPNADGWHNSDVEVRLASTASPGGGVPRITFSATGANPISPTTVTGPTASVTVTEQGSTTLCYAAEDDTGAGELPRTLRINIDKIRPTTTRKVSHPVPGHVTIELNGADPGSLSGFRSLTYEAMGAQPLPRTTTTQPQVRFSVTAPGLTTVVYWSTDRADNTEVPHALDLRPVPRLTPESLTFVAIPGTVSAPQTLTLRNLGETTLVINGIDTTDSAFALTRGSRPPCGNTLAPGSTCAIDVVFAPTADGVHQAALLLSTDLPDRTIEIPLTGTGVRPRLEFSPTAADGLAFPVTWIGHRSPPRTVIVRNAGPTVPLTLADAVAGDDFQVVRTGCAPYPRLLAPGQSCEVDVVFRPRMPGLRTGVLVVESDAEGGRQRLALTGEGVAEPELTAVPGSFSFGPQPVGTSGSPQWIELTNSGRADLLLSGASFTGAHAGDFTFADKDGRPGIRAELKPEQSTRVQVGFRPGDLGQRSAELLLVTNVTGPARGIPVSGVGAAAPAVLIDPTSVDFGSQAVGTASAAVTVALRNNSPAPVEIRTIEVTGHDDDFDVTPPPGEPVPSGGSLRVAVTFTPVAVGSRSAVLAMTDAHGQRYEVPLSGSGSGALVTFEPAALVFEALPIGGTDRRDITVRNTGNAVLVVNSLHTTGDFVNGPGCVGGVRPGRECMVRVLFRPTGGGPRNGELIVTSNAVGGPYRMPLSGTGLVPGMGITPDTSPG; from the coding sequence ATGAGCGTTCTTCCCGTACCGCAAGAGGACGCGAGGGGCGGCGAGCAGGCCGCCGTGTATCGTCCCGTCGGCCCCACCCCCTGGGCCGTTCTGATGTGCAAGTTCTCCGATGTCGCGGACCAGCCGCAGGAGGCGCCGTTCTTCGAGGATCTCTTCACGATGGCCGGAGCCGGGAAGGGCGGCATGGCCGACTACTGGCGGGCCATGTCCGGCGGGGCCATCTCGCTGGCCGGGTCGGCGGTGTTCGGCTGGTTCACACTCGAACTGTCGCTGGCCACCGCCAAGACCTGGACCTGGCCCGGAGCCCGGACCGATCTCGTGTACGCGTGCATCGAAGCGGCGGACACAGCGGTCGACTTCAGCGCGTTCCAGGGCATCATCGCGCTCGTCAACGCACCCATCGACTCGGGCTCCTCGATGCGCCGGGTCGTCAAAGTCGGTGACGGAGAGCAGGAGTTCGGACTCGTCAACCTCGATCCGGGAGCCTGGACCAACACCTTCGCCGCGCACGAGATGGGCCACGGCTACGGCCTGCCGCACTCCTTCAGCGACGAACCCACCTTCAGGGAGTACGGCGACGGGTGGGACATCATGAGCGCGGAGACCTTCGGCGGAAAGTCGCCCACCTACACCCATCCTCGGTTCGCCAAGAGCGGGCCTGCCCTGTGCGGCGTCTACCAGGACCGGCTCGGCTGGTTCCGCAGCAATGAAAGGCTCGACCTCTCGTCGCTCGGTCGCGGCGGCACCATCACCCTCAGCGCGCTCGACAAGCCGCCGCCCGGCATCCGGCTCATCCGGATTTGGCTGGGCTCCTCCACCCAGTACTACGCGGTGGAACTGCGCATGCCCCAGGACACCGGCTGGGACAGCGGCATCGACCGGCCCGGGGTGCTGGTGCGGCACGTACGCAACGGCGTGCCGCACTTACGGCAGTCCATGAGCCGCGTCCAGGACATGCAGCCCGGCGACTACTTCGCCGACGCGCACGAGAACCTCGTGATCAGCGTGCTCGGCTTCGACCTGGAGGAGCGGACCGCCACCGTGCACATCGGCCCCCGCCCGCCGGTCGGTCTGCTCACCGGTGCCAGGCTGTCGCCGCTGCCGAACGCGGACGGCTGGCACAACTCCGATGTCGAGGTCCGCTTGGCCAGTACGGCCTCCCCGGGCGGCGGAGTACCCCGGATCACCTTCAGCGCCACCGGCGCCAACCCCATCTCCCCGACCACCGTCACCGGACCCACCGCGTCCGTCACCGTGACCGAGCAGGGCAGCACCACGCTCTGCTACGCCGCCGAGGACGACACCGGCGCGGGCGAGCTGCCGAGGACGCTTCGGATCAACATCGACAAGATCCGTCCGACGACCACCCGCAAGGTCAGCCACCCCGTCCCGGGGCATGTGACCATCGAGTTGAACGGCGCCGACCCCGGGTCGCTGTCCGGCTTCCGGAGTCTGACGTACGAGGCCATGGGTGCCCAGCCGCTGCCGCGCACGACCACTACGCAGCCCCAGGTCCGGTTCAGCGTCACCGCGCCCGGTCTCACCACGGTCGTCTACTGGTCGACCGACCGGGCCGACAACACTGAGGTCCCGCACGCACTCGACCTGCGTCCCGTGCCGCGGCTGACGCCGGAGAGCCTCACCTTCGTCGCCATTCCCGGCACCGTCAGCGCACCGCAGACCCTGACCCTGCGCAACCTGGGCGAGACCACGCTCGTCATCAACGGGATCGACACGACCGACTCCGCCTTCGCCCTCACCCGCGGCAGCCGGCCGCCCTGCGGGAACACGCTTGCCCCCGGCTCCACTTGCGCCATCGACGTGGTGTTCGCGCCGACCGCCGACGGCGTCCATCAGGCCGCCCTGCTGCTGTCGACGGACCTTCCCGACCGGACGATCGAGATCCCGCTCACGGGCACCGGTGTCCGGCCCCGGCTCGAGTTCAGCCCGACCGCCGCGGACGGGCTCGCCTTCCCGGTCACCTGGATCGGGCACCGGTCGCCGCCTCGTACGGTGATCGTGCGCAATGCGGGGCCGACCGTACCCCTCACCCTCGCCGACGCCGTCGCGGGCGACGACTTCCAGGTCGTACGCACCGGCTGCGCGCCCTATCCACGCCTCCTCGCGCCTGGCCAGAGCTGCGAGGTGGACGTCGTGTTCCGGCCCCGTATGCCCGGACTCCGTACGGGAGTTCTTGTGGTGGAGTCCGACGCCGAGGGCGGTCGGCAGCGGTTGGCGCTCACCGGCGAGGGAGTGGCCGAGCCCGAACTCACGGCCGTCCCGGGGTCCTTCTCGTTCGGTCCGCAGCCTGTCGGGACGTCCGGGTCGCCGCAGTGGATCGAGCTGACCAACTCCGGTCGCGCCGATCTACTCCTGTCCGGCGCCTCGTTCACCGGCGCCCACGCCGGCGACTTCACGTTCGCCGACAAGGACGGGCGGCCGGGCATCCGGGCGGAGTTGAAGCCCGAGCAGTCGACGCGCGTGCAAGTGGGCTTCCGGCCTGGGGACTTGGGGCAACGGAGCGCCGAGCTCCTGCTGGTCACGAATGTGACGGGCCCGGCCCGGGGCATCCCGGTGAGCGGTGTCGGGGCCGCCGCCCCGGCCGTCCTAATCGACCCGACGAGCGTCGACTTCGGCTCGCAGGCCGTCGGGACGGCCTCCGCGGCGGTGACCGTCGCCCTCCGCAACAACAGTCCCGCCCCGGTCGAGATACGGACCATCGAAGTGACCGGCCACGACGACGATTTCGACGTGACTCCCCCACCCGGAGAACCCGTACCGTCGGGCGGAAGCCTCCGCGTCGCCGTGACCTTCACCCCGGTCGCCGTCGGCAGCCGGTCCGCCGTGCTCGCGATGACCGACGCCCACGGCCAACGGTACGAAGTCCCGCTGTCCGGCAGCGGTTCCGGAGCGCTGGTGACCTTCGAGCCCGCCGCGCTGGTCTTCGAGGCGCTGCCGATCGGCGGCACGGACCGGCGCGACATCACGGTTCGCAATACCGGCAATGCCGTCCTCGTCGTCAACTCCCTGCACACCACGGGTGACTTCGTGAACGGTCCCGGTTGTGTCGGGGGTGTCCGGCCTGGCCGTGAGTGCATGGTCAGGGTTCTCTTCCGGCCCACCGGCGGAGGGCCGCGGAACGGGGAGCTCATCGTCACGAGCAACGCGGTGGGTGGGCCGTATCGGATGCCGCTGTCCGGGACGGGGCTGGTTCCTGGCATGGGGATCACGCCCGACACGTCTCCGGGGTGA
- a CDS encoding helix-turn-helix domain-containing protein — translation MTDFDAIDALLAEAKKEAPLPPAEERRALREGLSVSRTQLAQVLDVSPSTVAGWESGREPGGEVREKYAYFLSGARDKLAAAAAAAAAAAEETAGDTPVEVQEAGPEDDGETLATPEPCVLCGRPARHQVAGFPQHLDRAECGTAEPARPSAPEPRHPERADEQDALPARGVKVVPVGRRLKTADAPDLIGSAVASTLAEHSGDVEAATKALVRRAIPDAMALLDHSRKGGRYDVVAHPWLPEILRKQTARGADQVWEARPKWARPELPPGEHEVTALDLNGAYLSALKTHLPLGQLEHSTGNHHDRRRAGVHLITPPDWDHDAYLPNPVGSRDEPGPLWVTEPTLRLLLRCASPTYGLCDPPEIHESWTSGATEGLLEKFRVTLKDARDRAITEGDEVTLEYVKAMYSKFVSTLGESNFNRELYRTDWMHLIRSQAFANLWWKAHRAYDQGLMVVRAMGTDELHVIGDWRAVFDEGRGVTQVKVKDVYTVGTRTTD, via the coding sequence GTGACGGACTTCGACGCGATCGACGCTCTGTTGGCCGAGGCCAAGAAGGAAGCCCCGCTGCCCCCGGCCGAGGAGCGGCGCGCACTGCGCGAAGGACTGAGCGTCTCCCGCACCCAACTCGCGCAGGTCCTGGACGTCAGCCCGTCGACTGTCGCGGGATGGGAGTCGGGGCGCGAGCCCGGCGGTGAAGTGCGCGAGAAGTACGCCTACTTCCTCAGCGGCGCCCGGGACAAGCTGGCGGCGGCGGCAGCGGCAGCAGCAGCGGCAGCGGAGGAGACGGCCGGGGATACTCCGGTCGAGGTCCAGGAGGCCGGCCCGGAAGACGACGGCGAGACCCTCGCCACGCCGGAGCCGTGTGTACTGTGCGGCCGGCCTGCGCGTCATCAGGTGGCCGGTTTTCCGCAGCACCTGGACCGCGCAGAATGCGGCACCGCCGAGCCCGCGCGTCCGTCGGCCCCCGAGCCCCGTCACCCCGAACGCGCCGACGAGCAGGATGCCCTCCCCGCGCGGGGGGTAAAGGTTGTCCCCGTCGGCCGCCGCCTGAAGACCGCCGACGCTCCGGACCTGATCGGGTCCGCTGTCGCGAGCACGCTCGCCGAACACTCCGGCGATGTGGAGGCGGCGACAAAGGCACTCGTGCGGCGGGCGATCCCGGACGCGATGGCGCTGCTGGACCACAGTCGCAAGGGCGGGCGCTACGACGTGGTCGCGCACCCCTGGCTGCCGGAGATCCTTCGCAAGCAGACCGCCCGGGGCGCCGACCAGGTCTGGGAGGCGCGCCCCAAGTGGGCCCGGCCCGAACTGCCGCCGGGCGAACACGAGGTGACCGCCCTCGACCTCAACGGCGCCTATCTGTCCGCGCTCAAGACGCACCTGCCGCTCGGCCAGCTGGAGCACTCCACGGGCAACCACCACGACCGCCGCCGCGCCGGCGTCCACCTGATCACCCCGCCCGACTGGGACCACGACGCCTACCTGCCGAACCCGGTCGGCAGCCGGGACGAGCCGGGCCCGCTGTGGGTGACCGAGCCGACCCTGCGCCTGCTGCTGCGCTGCGCGAGTCCGACGTACGGACTGTGCGACCCGCCGGAGATTCACGAGTCCTGGACCTCCGGGGCCACCGAGGGGCTGCTGGAGAAGTTCCGAGTCACCCTGAAGGACGCCCGCGACCGGGCGATCACGGAGGGCGATGAGGTGACGCTGGAATACGTGAAGGCGATGTACTCGAAGTTCGTCTCCACGCTGGGGGAATCGAACTTCAACCGCGAGCTGTACCGAACCGACTGGATGCACCTCATCCGCTCCCAGGCCTTCGCGAACCTGTGGTGGAAGGCGCACCGCGCCTACGACCAGGGCCTGATGGTCGTCCGTGCGATGGGTACCGACGAACTGCATGTCATCGGCGACTGGCGTGCGGTGTTCGACGAGGGGCGCGGGGTCACTCAGGTGAAGGTCAAGGACGTGTACACCGTAGGGACGCGGACCACCGACTGA
- a CDS encoding HIT family protein, producing MVTDWRADRIGAALRGENPTVLRRLESGFAVIGDVQFLPGYSVLLVDEPGVQRLSELPRAKRLAFLSDMDRLGEAVEAACRRLNPGFRRVNLEILGNTDPFLHAHIWPRFDWEPAESVGKPVWLYPPDRWHDERFRLGPQHDALRDAIAGELDRLRATD from the coding sequence ATGGTCACGGACTGGCGGGCGGACCGGATCGGAGCCGCGCTGCGGGGCGAGAACCCCACGGTGCTGCGGCGGCTCGAGTCAGGGTTCGCGGTGATCGGCGACGTACAGTTCCTGCCTGGATACTCGGTTCTTCTCGTGGATGAGCCCGGCGTTCAACGGCTGTCCGAACTGCCCAGAGCCAAGCGGCTGGCGTTCTTGTCCGACATGGACCGGCTCGGCGAAGCGGTGGAGGCAGCCTGCCGGCGCCTGAACCCCGGCTTCCGCCGGGTCAACCTGGAGATCCTGGGCAACACTGACCCCTTCCTGCACGCGCACATCTGGCCTCGATTCGACTGGGAGCCGGCCGAGTCGGTCGGCAAGCCGGTGTGGCTGTACCCGCCTGACCGGTGGCATGACGAGCGATTCCGGCTCGGTCCGCAGCATGATGCGCTGCGGGACGCGATCGCCGGTGAGTTGGACCGGCTGCGCGCTACGGACTAG